In one window of Bdellovibrio bacteriovorus W DNA:
- the glpX gene encoding fructose 1,6-bisphosphatase II (COG1494 Fructose-1,6-bisphosphatase/sedoheptulose 1,7-bisphosphatase and related proteins) yields MDRNLALEFVRVTEAAALQSALWVGRGEEKTADAAAVDAMRKAFDTIRMDGTVVIGEGERDEAPMLYIGEKVGHISDDAPVLDIALDPLEGTTICATGGPGAISVIAVAEKGKFLHAPDTYMDKIACGPAAKGKIDIDKSATENIHAVAEALKKPVSEMTVVILKRPRHEALIEEARKTGARINLIGDGDVSAAVAAAWPESGIDLLLGVGGAPEGVISAAAMQCLGGDFQGRLKFRSEEEKARAMKMGLKNPDKKFTCDELASGSVMFIATGVTDGALLKGVRFLGEGRATTHSIVMRSTTGTIRTIEAQHDLRRKPK; encoded by the coding sequence ATGGATAGAAACCTGGCTTTAGAGTTTGTACGTGTGACAGAGGCCGCCGCTCTTCAATCGGCACTTTGGGTAGGACGTGGTGAAGAAAAAACGGCAGACGCTGCTGCTGTTGATGCCATGAGAAAAGCTTTTGATACCATCCGTATGGATGGCACTGTGGTCATCGGCGAAGGCGAACGTGATGAAGCACCTATGCTCTATATTGGGGAAAAGGTAGGGCACATTTCCGATGATGCTCCCGTTCTGGATATCGCTTTAGATCCGCTTGAAGGCACAACGATCTGTGCTACAGGCGGACCAGGAGCTATCTCAGTTATTGCTGTTGCGGAAAAAGGAAAGTTCCTTCATGCGCCCGACACTTACATGGATAAGATTGCTTGTGGACCGGCAGCAAAAGGTAAGATTGATATTGATAAATCAGCAACTGAAAACATTCATGCTGTAGCTGAGGCTTTAAAAAAACCTGTAAGTGAAATGACAGTCGTCATCTTGAAGAGACCGCGCCATGAAGCCTTGATTGAAGAAGCTCGTAAGACAGGAGCGAGAATTAATTTGATCGGCGATGGCGACGTTTCTGCAGCGGTGGCAGCAGCATGGCCAGAGTCTGGAATTGACTTGTTATTAGGTGTTGGTGGCGCTCCAGAGGGAGTTATCTCAGCAGCTGCTATGCAGTGTTTAGGTGGAGACTTTCAAGGCCGCCTCAAATTCCGCAGCGAAGAAGAAAAAGCTCGCGCTATGAAAATGGGACTTAAAAATCCAGATAAGAAATTTACTTGTGATGAACTTGCAAGTGGATCTGTGATGTTTATTGCAACAGGCGTGACGGATGGGGCCTTATTGAAAGGCGTAAGATTCTTAGGCGAAGGTCGAGCGACTACACATTCGATTGTTATGCGTTCAACTACAGGCACGATTCGTACGATCGAAGCTCAGCACGATTTGCGTCGTAAACCAAAGTAA
- a CDS encoding putative cell cycle protein (COG0037 Predicted ATPase of the PP-loop superfamily implicated in cell cycle control) → MSSKILLHALDHDVLKILKDEGLLDRRILVGLSGGVDSVALLRVLSKFLPKENLKAFYFHHGEHENSVYRDEALLFCEKLCADLNVEFSFEKNEEVGTSENFYRELRYQAFYEHMAIHGYDVLALGHHRDDLLETRLLRLLRGTGGQGLVAMRPLREDIFRPFLGKSKKDLGDYLLLEKLPVIQDPSNDSLDPLRNWLREYWLPQLEERSEGSVESLSRSLETIASELDRHGSAWDLLDENEAYKSHGLSRIYYLSLSRFEQRRLLAQYLNSLKIKGFSQSHLEEIQKRLDNSQKVITFRVGGCNWEVNAEQIRVQTSISQ, encoded by the coding sequence TTGAGTTCAAAGATTCTTTTGCATGCACTTGATCATGATGTCCTTAAGATTTTAAAGGACGAGGGGCTTCTTGATCGAAGAATACTTGTGGGGCTTTCAGGGGGAGTGGATTCAGTCGCACTCTTGCGAGTTCTTAGTAAGTTTTTGCCAAAAGAAAATTTGAAAGCGTTTTACTTCCATCATGGAGAACATGAGAACTCAGTTTATCGAGATGAAGCTCTGCTTTTCTGTGAAAAACTTTGTGCTGATTTGAATGTTGAATTTTCATTTGAGAAAAATGAAGAGGTCGGTACTTCAGAGAACTTTTACCGAGAACTGCGTTATCAAGCTTTTTACGAACACATGGCTATTCATGGGTACGATGTTCTTGCCTTGGGGCATCATCGGGATGATCTTTTAGAGACAAGATTGTTGCGCCTGCTCCGAGGAACGGGGGGGCAGGGGTTAGTGGCGATGAGGCCGCTCCGCGAAGATATTTTCCGTCCGTTTCTAGGTAAATCAAAAAAAGATCTAGGCGATTATCTACTTTTGGAGAAGTTGCCTGTGATTCAAGACCCGAGCAATGACTCGCTAGACCCTTTGCGTAATTGGTTGAGAGAATATTGGCTCCCTCAACTAGAGGAGCGCTCTGAGGGCTCAGTGGAGAGCCTTTCTCGCTCTCTAGAGACTATCGCCAGCGAGCTTGATCGTCACGGTTCAGCTTGGGATCTCTTGGATGAAAATGAGGCATATAAGTCACACGGGCTGTCTCGTATTTACTATCTAAGTCTTTCTCGCTTCGAGCAGAGACGCCTATTGGCTCAATATCTAAACTCTCTGAAGATTAAAGGTTTTTCACAATCTCATCTCGAAGAGATTCAAAAGCGCCTAGACAATTCTCAGAAAGTGATCACATTCAGAGTGGGTGGGTGTAATTGGGAAGTTAACGCAGAGCAAATCAGAGTCCAGACTTCGATTTCTCAATGA
- a CDS encoding putative esterase (COG0824 Predicted thioesterase), with protein sequence MFIHYHTVQFYETDLMGIVHHSNYLRFCEEARVAWALSKSLIDYQKPESASHFAVYETQVKHVKPALFGEALSVQVQGKAEGNRIIFQYRILKPSGEICALAKTVHVSLDKNLKLMRMPASMKAAMETEQWIETWL encoded by the coding sequence ATGTTTATTCATTATCACACAGTGCAGTTTTATGAGACGGATTTGATGGGGATTGTCCATCACAGTAACTACCTTCGTTTTTGCGAAGAGGCTCGTGTTGCTTGGGCTTTGAGCAAGTCTCTGATTGACTATCAGAAGCCTGAATCAGCAAGTCACTTTGCGGTCTACGAGACTCAAGTGAAACATGTGAAGCCGGCTCTGTTTGGCGAAGCTCTTTCTGTTCAGGTTCAAGGTAAGGCTGAGGGAAATCGAATCATTTTTCAATATCGCATTTTGAAACCTTCAGGTGAAATTTGTGCCCTTGCTAAAACTGTGCATGTATCTTTAGATAAAAACTTAAAACTTATGAGAATGCCGGCTTCTATGAAGGCCGCTATGGAGACCGAACAATGGATAGAAACCTGGCTTTAG
- a CDS encoding putative polyketide cyclase (COG2867 Oligoketide cyclase/lipid transport protein), with amino-acid sequence MAKASTTEVFNCSPEQFFAIISDYEKYHEFLPEVKQCKVVKSEGNKKLVEYSVQVIKGFKYNLWMTENAPNSITWEFASGDVFKTSVGSWKLEDEAGKTRATYSVEATFNMFVPGPIAKALVSVNLPNMMSSYHKRVKAIYGV; translated from the coding sequence ATGGCAAAAGCATCAACAACAGAAGTTTTCAATTGTAGTCCTGAACAATTTTTCGCAATCATTTCTGATTATGAAAAGTACCACGAGTTTCTTCCGGAAGTGAAGCAATGCAAAGTTGTGAAATCTGAGGGAAATAAAAAACTCGTAGAGTACAGTGTTCAAGTTATTAAAGGGTTTAAATACAATCTTTGGATGACCGAGAACGCTCCAAATAGCATCACATGGGAGTTTGCTTCTGGTGACGTCTTTAAAACCTCTGTGGGTTCATGGAAGCTTGAGGATGAAGCTGGTAAAACTCGTGCTACATACAGCGTAGAGGCGACTTTTAACATGTTTGTACCAGGGCCTATTGCAAAAGCCTTAGTCAGTGTAAACTTGCCTAATATGATGTCGAGCTATCATAAACGAGTAAAGGCGATCTATGGTGTCTGA
- a CDS encoding succinate-semialdehyde dehydrogenase (NADP+) (COG1012 NAD-dependent aldehyde dehydrogenases), with the protein MAQFETTNPATGSKIKTYQHTSLQDAEKSLQALQDDFLKWRKLDFAERSQSLQLLAEALRFHKEELAILMNSEMGKSLAEGKAEVEKCAVTCEYYALEGANMLKNIEVSLSPYPQCSISFQPLGIVFSIMPWNFPLWQVIRFAAPTLMAGNLILLKHADLVAGTAEKIVSIFANLKTPVPLLRLAQVTHEDSARLIANPLVRAVTFTGSTDGGRAVAQEAAKNLKKIVLELGGSDPYIILADANIENAAKLCAKARLGNAGQSCVAAKRFIPVAEVSEKFLSLLKTEMQGVELAPLAHSRFQKKVSEQVEKLKSLGGKIVLGGVAPEGESAFYPPTILYFEKNHPEIHNEEIFGPVAMVIRAESPEQAMKIANSSPYGLGGGVFSENVDAARQWIEKELESGFVVVNDFVRSDARIPFGGVKNSGYGRELSQFGIHEFVNIKTVASAGGKI; encoded by the coding sequence ATGGCGCAATTTGAAACCACCAATCCCGCAACCGGTTCGAAAATTAAAACCTATCAACATACTTCATTGCAGGATGCAGAAAAAAGTTTGCAAGCTCTCCAAGATGATTTCTTGAAGTGGCGAAAGCTTGATTTTGCAGAAAGATCTCAGTCGCTTCAGTTGTTAGCAGAGGCATTGCGTTTTCATAAAGAGGAACTGGCAATCCTTATGAACTCTGAAATGGGAAAAAGTCTTGCAGAGGGTAAAGCAGAAGTTGAAAAGTGCGCGGTGACTTGTGAATACTACGCCCTTGAAGGGGCTAATATGCTGAAAAATATCGAAGTCAGCCTGTCGCCTTATCCTCAGTGCTCCATTAGCTTTCAACCTTTAGGTATTGTCTTTAGTATCATGCCTTGGAACTTTCCTCTTTGGCAGGTGATCCGCTTTGCAGCGCCTACGCTGATGGCGGGGAATTTAATTTTATTAAAACACGCAGATCTTGTGGCGGGGACAGCAGAGAAAATCGTTTCTATTTTTGCAAATCTTAAGACTCCCGTTCCTTTATTGCGACTTGCTCAAGTGACTCACGAAGACTCTGCACGTTTAATTGCGAATCCTTTAGTGCGAGCTGTGACGTTCACTGGTTCTACTGATGGGGGAAGGGCTGTCGCTCAAGAAGCTGCAAAGAATTTAAAGAAAATTGTTTTAGAACTAGGTGGCAGTGATCCCTATATAATTTTAGCTGATGCAAATATCGAGAATGCTGCAAAGCTTTGTGCAAAGGCTCGCCTTGGCAACGCAGGGCAGAGTTGTGTGGCGGCAAAACGCTTTATTCCAGTGGCGGAAGTCAGTGAGAAATTTTTAAGTCTTCTTAAAACTGAGATGCAAGGTGTGGAGTTGGCCCCTTTGGCGCATTCTCGTTTTCAAAAGAAAGTCTCAGAGCAAGTTGAAAAGTTAAAGTCTTTAGGTGGCAAGATTGTTTTAGGCGGAGTTGCTCCAGAGGGTGAAAGTGCATTTTATCCTCCGACTATTTTGTATTTTGAGAAAAATCACCCCGAAATTCACAATGAAGAGATCTTCGGGCCGGTGGCAATGGTGATTCGTGCAGAGTCACCGGAGCAGGCTATGAAGATTGCGAACTCTTCACCTTATGGTTTGGGGGGCGGTGTCTTTTCAGAGAATGTGGATGCGGCGAGGCAATGGATCGAAAAGGAGCTTGAGTCGGGCTTTGTCGTGGTAAATGATTTCGTCCGATCTGATGCGCGAATTCCCTTTGGGGGAGTCAAGAATTCAGGCTACGGGCGAGAGCTTAGTCAGTTTGGAATCCACGAGTTTGTGAATATCAAAACAGTGGCTTCTGCAGGGGGAAAGATTTGA